In Rhodoferax koreense, a genomic segment contains:
- a CDS encoding GntR family transcriptional regulator has product MSVAQVRPIFKLSAEAQVEANLRDFILSGAVKPGSRVTEIALSEQLGVARATLRTGLHKLASEGILVQIPYTGWQIAELSAQDVWEVWTLRGSLEGLAARLAAQCRNEKLRTKITQAYLRLDAACKAGRMDAISKCDFAFHRAIIEAAQHSRLDHQYRLVEQQVRLCIDTSNRIEEITPEAIRLQHKPIYEAIQAGKPALAAEEAMAHNESEGKRLEEWLKAAAGTR; this is encoded by the coding sequence ATGAGCGTTGCGCAAGTCCGTCCGATCTTCAAGCTGTCTGCAGAGGCGCAAGTCGAGGCTAACCTGCGAGACTTCATCCTGTCCGGCGCGGTGAAACCGGGCTCGCGCGTGACGGAGATCGCGCTCTCGGAGCAGTTGGGTGTTGCGCGCGCGACGCTTCGCACGGGCCTGCACAAGCTGGCCAGTGAAGGCATCCTGGTGCAAATTCCTTACACCGGTTGGCAGATCGCCGAATTGTCGGCGCAGGACGTCTGGGAAGTCTGGACCTTGCGCGGAAGCCTGGAAGGGCTCGCTGCGCGCCTCGCAGCCCAATGCCGAAACGAAAAGCTGCGCACGAAAATCACCCAGGCGTACCTGCGACTGGACGCCGCTTGCAAGGCAGGCAGGATGGATGCGATCTCCAAATGCGATTTCGCGTTCCACCGCGCGATCATCGAAGCGGCACAGCATTCCCGCCTGGACCACCAGTACCGTTTGGTCGAGCAGCAGGTTCGCCTCTGCATCGATACAAGCAACAGGATCGAGGAAATTACGCCCGAAGCGATTCGCCTGCAGCACAAGCCGATCTACGAAGCCATCCAGGCGGGCAAGCCGGCACTGGCTGCGGAAGAGGCGATGGCGCACAACGAAAGTGAAGGTAAGCGACTCGAGGAATGGCTGAAGGCTGCGGCGGGGACCCGGTAG
- a CDS encoding nuclear transport factor 2 family protein codes for MTTASTSTADANKRLVLQAAQELFGNLDLTALDRYWGDSYIQHNPLYPDGKEQIRALIQGAIDSGVPTKAEVKRVVAEGDLVWIHAKSFFFGKELATVEIFRVENGKIVEHWDVIQEVPAESANSNTMF; via the coding sequence ATGACAACAGCATCAACATCAACGGCCGACGCCAATAAGCGGCTCGTCCTCCAGGCGGCGCAAGAACTCTTCGGGAATCTGGATCTGACCGCGCTTGATCGCTACTGGGGGGATTCATATATACAGCACAACCCGCTCTACCCGGACGGGAAGGAACAGATTCGCGCACTTATCCAAGGCGCAATTGACAGCGGCGTTCCGACCAAGGCAGAAGTGAAGCGAGTGGTCGCAGAGGGCGACCTCGTCTGGATTCACGCGAAGAGCTTCTTCTTCGGTAAGGAACTTGCGACGGTCGAAATATTCCGTGTCGAGAACGGAAAGATCGTCGAGCACTGGGATGTCATCCAGGAAGTGCCCGCGGAGTCGGCCAACAGCAATACGATGTTCTAG
- a CDS encoding Bug family tripartite tricarboxylate transporter substrate binding protein, with protein MPTLSLLRAAVCALFAAVASAAVVADNYPTRPIRVIVPYSAGGSTDVPVRAVAAEIGKALGQGMVIDNRPGMGAMIGAEAAAKAAPDGYTLLAVSNPQTISGSLYKLSFDPVEAFVPVALITREPCVVVVNPELPVKTFKEFVEYVKARPGTLNFGSSGNGSNQHLFAAHLLQSTRLDMVHVPYKGAAPAVADLMGGQVSMMMPGQAAMIPLIKSGKLRVLAVTSGSRSSALPDVPTLAELGYPEQNAYVWTGLVAPKGTPDPVLGKLREAAANAMSTANVKTFVANAGLEASNLNAADFHSFMRKEAQQNAQLVKLIRVKID; from the coding sequence ATGCCAACCCTCTCCTTGCTCCGGGCCGCGGTCTGTGCACTCTTCGCAGCCGTGGCATCCGCCGCCGTCGTGGCAGATAACTATCCAACACGTCCCATTCGAGTAATCGTTCCTTACTCGGCAGGTGGCTCCACCGATGTGCCTGTGCGTGCCGTCGCAGCCGAGATCGGCAAAGCGCTTGGTCAAGGCATGGTCATCGACAACCGACCCGGCATGGGCGCGATGATCGGTGCGGAAGCCGCTGCCAAGGCCGCACCAGATGGCTACACCTTGCTCGCGGTGTCAAACCCTCAAACCATCAGTGGGTCACTCTACAAGCTCAGTTTCGACCCGGTGGAAGCTTTCGTTCCCGTGGCCCTCATCACGCGAGAGCCTTGCGTGGTGGTCGTCAATCCCGAATTGCCAGTCAAGACCTTCAAGGAGTTCGTCGAATACGTCAAGGCCCGGCCCGGCACGCTGAACTTCGGATCTTCCGGCAACGGGTCGAATCAGCATCTCTTCGCCGCACACCTGCTGCAGTCCACTCGTCTCGACATGGTGCATGTGCCTTACAAAGGGGCTGCTCCTGCAGTCGCCGACCTGATGGGCGGCCAAGTGTCAATGATGATGCCCGGGCAGGCCGCCATGATTCCCCTCATCAAGAGCGGAAAGCTCAGGGTGCTGGCCGTCACCAGCGGATCCCGTTCGTCCGCGCTGCCCGACGTTCCCACGCTCGCGGAATTAGGCTATCCCGAACAGAACGCCTACGTATGGACCGGTCTGGTCGCGCCCAAGGGCACGCCTGACCCTGTCCTGGGCAAACTCCGGGAGGCCGCAGCCAATGCGATGAGCACGGCCAATGTGAAGACCTTCGTCGCCAACGCGGGACTGGAAGCAAGCAACCTGAACGCAGCCGATTTCCACAGTTTCATGCGCAAGGAAGCGCAGCAGAACGCCCAACTCGTCAAATTGATTCGGGTCAAGATCGACTGA
- a CDS encoding saccharopine dehydrogenase family protein, producing the protein MNPAAEFDIIVYGASGYIGRLVAEHYARRYGVGGKVKWAIAGRSQAKLAEVRDQLGAPKDMPLVEANANDPAQLASMIARTKAIVSTVGPYQFYGSNLVAACAAAGVDYLDLCGEPAWIRQMIDTHEATAKASGARILFSCGFDSLVFELGVYYAQETAKATLGAPAPHVKARLRAMQGGPSGGSVASVMATMAAVQNDAVQRAVFMSPFGLTPGFEGPTQPQGDAVRDDPDVGPVGPFIMAALDTKNVHRSNLLMGHPYGRDFLYDEMVVGGGEIPSVGDMSLLPKPGEGPTKDEREAGFYDILFIGIGADGRKVRTSVKGDIDPGYGASSKMLAETAIALMGAPDVPGGIWTPGAALRGSLVERLRRHAGVSFSVEE; encoded by the coding sequence ATGAACCCGGCGGCGGAGTTCGACATTATTGTCTATGGGGCGAGCGGCTACATCGGCCGACTCGTCGCGGAGCATTACGCGCGGCGCTATGGCGTGGGCGGTAAGGTGAAGTGGGCCATCGCCGGTCGCAGCCAAGCAAAATTGGCAGAGGTGCGCGATCAGCTCGGGGCGCCGAAGGACATGCCGCTGGTGGAGGCCAACGCGAACGACCCGGCCCAACTCGCCTCGATGATCGCGCGGACCAAGGCGATTGTCTCGACCGTTGGACCCTATCAGTTCTACGGCTCAAACTTGGTGGCCGCCTGCGCGGCTGCTGGGGTTGATTATTTGGACTTGTGTGGCGAGCCCGCCTGGATTCGTCAGATGATCGATACGCACGAGGCGACGGCGAAGGCGTCTGGCGCACGGATCTTGTTCTCATGCGGGTTCGATTCGCTGGTGTTCGAGCTTGGAGTCTATTACGCCCAAGAGACGGCTAAGGCGACGCTGGGCGCCCCCGCGCCACACGTGAAAGCTCGGCTGCGGGCCATGCAAGGCGGCCCTTCGGGGGGCTCTGTCGCGAGTGTGATGGCCACAATGGCGGCGGTTCAAAACGATGCTGTGCAGCGCGCGGTCTTTATGAGCCCGTTTGGCTTAACGCCTGGCTTCGAGGGGCCAACCCAACCTCAAGGCGACGCGGTCAGAGATGACCCCGACGTGGGACCCGTTGGGCCGTTCATCATGGCTGCGCTCGATACCAAGAACGTCCACCGCTCGAACCTCTTGATGGGTCATCCTTATGGCAGGGATTTCCTTTACGACGAGATGGTGGTTGGCGGTGGCGAAATACCGAGCGTAGGGGATATGAGCCTCCTGCCCAAGCCCGGCGAGGGGCCGACCAAGGATGAGCGTGAGGCCGGCTTTTACGACATCCTGTTCATCGGAATCGGAGCGGACGGGCGGAAGGTGCGCACGTCAGTGAAGGGCGATATCGATCCCGGTTATGGCGCGTCATCAAAAATGCTCGCTGAAACGGCGATCGCTCTGATGGGTGCGCCGGATGTGCCAGGTGGCATCTGGACCCCTGGCGCTGCGCTGCGCGGCAGCCTGGTCGAGCGATTGAGGCGGCACGCCGGCGTGAGCTTCAGCGTTGAGGAATAG
- a CDS encoding winged helix-turn-helix transcriptional regulator has translation MKGKRTTLETSTCAIARSLESIGDWWSLLIVRDALAGTRRFGEFQRSLGLAKNILTTRLRKLVACGVLTTAPASDGSSYREYVLTEKGERLYLVVAALWQWGEEFCFPPGQLSYDLVDRQTHEKLRPLELKSQDGRTLGPHDFVSRALEREDRDPSSTALSSGDPLRK, from the coding sequence ATGAAGGGCAAGCGTACAACGCTGGAAACCAGCACTTGCGCGATCGCGCGATCCCTCGAGTCAATTGGTGACTGGTGGTCGCTGCTGATTGTTCGTGACGCTTTGGCGGGAACGCGGCGTTTTGGGGAGTTTCAGCGGAGCTTAGGACTAGCGAAGAACATCTTGACCACGCGTCTGCGGAAGCTGGTTGCCTGCGGCGTTCTCACCACAGCACCCGCCTCCGATGGGTCCTCCTATAGAGAGTATGTCTTGACCGAGAAAGGTGAGCGGCTCTACCTAGTGGTCGCCGCGCTTTGGCAATGGGGAGAAGAATTCTGTTTCCCTCCCGGGCAACTCTCCTACGATCTGGTGGACCGACAAACGCACGAAAAACTCCGCCCACTTGAGTTGAAATCACAGGACGGTCGCACGCTCGGACCCCACGACTTCGTTTCGCGCGCGCTCGAACGAGAAGACAGAGATCCTTCTTCAACCGCGCTGAGTTCAGGGGATCCGCTAAGAAAATGA
- a CDS encoding tautomerase family protein: MPLVRVTMLKGKPSEYIKQLSQSIYEALVEAYLMPENDMFQIIEQLEPGTLIYDRRFGIDGERSDDFILINIESDARRRDEKKAFVARLVEKLSVLPGLSPDDVFVRLSANTVMEDWSFGGGKVASDIEYPAG; the protein is encoded by the coding sequence ATGCCACTCGTTCGCGTAACTATGCTGAAGGGTAAGCCTTCAGAATACATCAAGCAGCTATCACAGAGCATTTATGAAGCCCTCGTTGAGGCTTATCTCATGCCTGAGAACGACATGTTCCAGATCATCGAACAGTTGGAGCCCGGGACGCTTATATACGATCGACGATTTGGGATCGACGGCGAGCGAAGTGACGATTTCATCCTCATCAACATCGAGTCCGACGCAAGGCGGCGTGATGAGAAGAAGGCGTTTGTGGCCCGTCTCGTGGAGAAGCTTTCGGTATTACCAGGCCTGTCGCCGGACGATGTTTTCGTCCGCCTCTCGGCGAACACCGTAATGGAAGATTGGTCGTTCGGGGGCGGCAAGGTTGCCTCCGACATCGAATATCCGGCGGGATGA
- a CDS encoding phosphotransferase, with protein MPKIPEFDLSRMATPFVPVAESEAQSIASRIYGLQGRLTRFATEKDDTYRLDSPCGAYVLKLANPADAQDELDFQVRLLEHIAKVSPDLPIPRIVRTLTGKTHASILDHAGQTRLVRLMSFVDGTPLDASSANGHQRRLIGAMLARLRLATEGFVHAASHRFIPWDVKNIESLEFLVANIDDGFQRGMLVKGLQKLAPLLPRIHALRKQVLHNDFSKSNIVVDPSTAAFVTGIIDFGDAVHTAIAIDVSTALLNQLPRNSGTLPSQDMFAAGRDVLHGYLANAELHAEELELIPHLVMARVIARALLSISLAKQFPENSAYLLRNTLQGWAQLQWFLNRSHEEISAAILVADPA; from the coding sequence ATGCCAAAGATTCCCGAATTCGACTTAAGTCGCATGGCAACTCCGTTCGTGCCAGTCGCAGAGAGCGAAGCACAGAGCATTGCGAGTCGGATTTACGGCCTGCAAGGTCGGTTGACAAGGTTTGCCACAGAGAAAGACGACACGTATCGACTGGACAGCCCCTGCGGCGCGTATGTTTTGAAGCTGGCCAACCCTGCCGACGCGCAGGATGAACTGGACTTTCAAGTCCGACTGCTGGAGCATATTGCCAAGGTCTCACCCGATTTGCCCATTCCGCGCATCGTACGGACGTTGACCGGCAAAACACATGCCAGCATCTTGGACCATGCCGGCCAGACACGGCTTGTTAGGCTCATGTCTTTCGTGGACGGTACGCCGCTGGACGCGTCGTCCGCCAATGGCCATCAGCGCCGCCTCATCGGTGCGATGCTCGCCCGCCTGCGTCTGGCCACTGAGGGGTTTGTTCATGCCGCGAGCCACCGCTTCATCCCGTGGGATGTCAAGAACATCGAGAGTCTTGAGTTCCTCGTGGCCAACATCGATGACGGCTTCCAACGTGGGATGCTGGTCAAGGGCTTGCAGAAACTGGCCCCGCTGCTACCGCGCATCCATGCGCTACGCAAGCAGGTACTGCACAACGACTTCAGCAAATCCAACATCGTCGTCGACCCTTCTACGGCGGCGTTCGTCACTGGCATCATCGACTTCGGCGACGCTGTCCACACCGCCATCGCGATCGACGTCTCCACCGCGCTGCTCAACCAGCTTCCTCGCAATAGCGGAACGCTGCCCAGCCAGGATATGTTCGCCGCGGGGCGCGATGTCCTGCACGGCTACCTTGCGAATGCGGAACTCCATGCCGAAGAACTCGAACTGATTCCACACTTGGTCATGGCGCGTGTCATCGCACGCGCGTTGCTAAGTATCAGCCTGGCCAAGCAGTTTCCCGAGAACTCCGCCTATCTGTTGCGCAACACGCTGCAGGGGTGGGCCCAATTGCAGTGGTTTCTCAATCGCAGCCACGAAGAGATTTCCGCGGCCATCTTGGTGGCCGATCCCGCCTGA
- a CDS encoding Zn-dependent hydrolase: MSTTEHAALHIDEDRFLNELRTLGAIGTDTEKGGRTRLALTDAERQGRDFVKGLMTDLGMRVQVDQIGNLIGTLSSKDDSKPHLMMGSHIDTVRNAGALDGCYGVLGGLAVCRAYQDAGILPERPITVIAFTGEEGVRYHPDMLGSLVYAGGMSLEEGLASHGIDGTVLGDELRRIGYDGTAPVGTIVPAEYIELHIEQGPVLEAEGLTIGAVFGVQGISWQRITINGTANHAGTTPTRLRRDAGLAAAKVIAFMRKEIADNSGGTTIAATGSIAFEPNLVNVIPRKAIFTADIRDPDETKLQEAEKKLLAFLEQLRETDGIEFSTESLARFEPVKFDEPIVSLVAQTAQELGLPAMRMVSGAGHDAQMIARIAPAAMIFVPSAGGVSHNPREHTDDQDLIHGLRVLLRVVQRRLESPSCE, encoded by the coding sequence ATGTCGACAACCGAGCATGCCGCGCTTCACATCGATGAAGATCGCTTCCTCAACGAACTCCGGACACTGGGCGCCATCGGCACCGACACCGAAAAGGGTGGCCGAACCCGGCTGGCCCTGACAGACGCGGAAAGGCAGGGGCGCGATTTCGTCAAGGGATTGATGACTGATCTGGGCATGCGTGTGCAAGTAGACCAGATCGGCAATCTCATAGGCACCCTTTCCTCCAAGGACGATTCGAAGCCCCATCTGATGATGGGTTCGCACATCGACACTGTGCGCAATGCAGGTGCACTCGATGGTTGCTACGGCGTTCTCGGCGGTTTGGCCGTGTGCCGGGCCTACCAAGATGCGGGCATCTTGCCTGAGCGGCCAATCACGGTGATCGCTTTCACCGGTGAAGAAGGGGTTCGTTACCACCCCGACATGCTTGGCTCGCTGGTTTATGCCGGCGGAATGTCGTTGGAAGAAGGTCTGGCTAGCCATGGCATCGATGGCACCGTGTTGGGCGATGAACTCCGGCGCATCGGTTACGACGGCACGGCGCCCGTGGGCACCATCGTCCCGGCCGAGTACATCGAACTGCACATCGAGCAAGGCCCAGTGCTCGAAGCCGAGGGCCTGACCATCGGCGCCGTCTTCGGCGTCCAGGGCATCTCCTGGCAACGCATCACCATCAACGGAACAGCGAATCATGCTGGCACGACTCCGACGCGGCTGCGCCGCGATGCGGGCCTGGCGGCAGCCAAGGTCATCGCCTTCATGCGTAAGGAGATCGCCGACAACTCGGGAGGCACCACCATCGCAGCCACCGGAAGCATCGCCTTCGAACCCAACCTGGTCAACGTCATCCCGCGCAAGGCCATCTTCACGGCGGACATCCGCGACCCGGACGAAACGAAACTCCAGGAGGCCGAAAAGAAGCTTCTGGCGTTTCTCGAGCAACTGCGCGAAACGGACGGCATCGAGTTCAGCACCGAGTCGCTCGCCCGCTTCGAGCCGGTCAAGTTCGACGAGCCCATCGTCAGCCTGGTGGCGCAGACGGCACAGGAGCTCGGGCTGCCCGCCATGCGCATGGTTTCGGGTGCCGGTCATGACGCGCAGATGATCGCCCGCATCGCGCCGGCCGCAATGATCTTCGTGCCCAGTGCCGGAGGCGTCAGCCACAACCCGCGGGAACACACCGACGATCAAGACCTCATTCACGGGCTTCGCGTGCTGCTGCGCGTGGTGCAACGCCGACTGGAGAGTCCCTCATGCGAGTGA
- a CDS encoding aspartate aminotransferase family protein — translation MSKDLARTAPGGKMVNAFNPATAEGLAHETRQMIDKRMRLLGPAYRLFYQTPVQVVKGSGVLLWDAEGNEYLDAYNNVVSIGHAHPRVAAAVHEQMQTLCTHTRYLQPGILKYAEQLLATFGGAVGVAGHVMFTCTGSEANDLALRIALHHTGKRGIIVTEEAYHGNSHLTAGFSPSLGISSPLGTWVRQVPAPDSYRFSPEELGRKMAADVQVQIDDLQRHGDGLAAFIVDSMFSSDGVYGHPTSLLAPVAEVVRKAGGLFIADEVQSGFGRTGEKLWGFQRHGIDPDIVTMGKPMGNGFPVAAIAVRSEVVAGFGSSMRYFNTFGGNNVAIAAAQATLDVIQEEDLVRKSGRIGRLLREGIAQLASQFEIIGDVRGSGLYTGVELVSDRALKTPNAAAATAVVNGLRQRRVLISATGNHANILKIRPPLVFGEQHVDRFLTELEYVFRRLPK, via the coding sequence ATGAGCAAGGATCTCGCCCGCACCGCCCCTGGCGGCAAGATGGTCAACGCCTTCAACCCGGCTACGGCCGAAGGCCTAGCCCATGAGACACGACAGATGATCGACAAGCGCATGCGCCTGCTCGGCCCCGCGTATCGCCTCTTCTATCAAACACCCGTGCAAGTGGTAAAGGGCAGTGGCGTGCTTCTGTGGGACGCCGAAGGCAACGAGTATCTGGACGCCTACAACAACGTCGTCTCCATCGGTCATGCACATCCTCGGGTCGCGGCAGCGGTTCACGAGCAGATGCAGACCTTATGCACCCACACGCGTTACCTACAACCCGGTATCCTCAAGTATGCGGAGCAGCTGCTGGCGACGTTCGGCGGCGCCGTGGGCGTGGCCGGCCATGTCATGTTCACCTGTACCGGCAGCGAAGCCAACGACCTGGCCTTGCGCATTGCCCTGCACCACACCGGCAAGCGCGGCATCATCGTGACCGAGGAGGCGTATCACGGCAATTCCCATCTAACGGCCGGGTTCTCGCCCTCTCTGGGCATCAGTTCACCGCTGGGCACCTGGGTGCGGCAGGTGCCGGCGCCGGACTCTTACCGCTTTTCACCCGAAGAACTGGGCCGCAAGATGGCGGCCGACGTACAGGTGCAAATCGACGACCTGCAACGTCATGGCGATGGGCTGGCGGCCTTCATCGTCGACTCCATGTTCTCCTCCGATGGCGTTTACGGTCATCCGACATCGCTGCTGGCCCCGGTTGCAGAAGTCGTGCGCAAGGCCGGAGGCCTGTTCATCGCCGACGAAGTGCAGTCCGGCTTCGGCCGCACCGGCGAAAAACTCTGGGGCTTTCAACGCCACGGCATCGATCCGGACATTGTGACGATGGGCAAACCCATGGGCAATGGTTTCCCGGTCGCGGCCATTGCCGTCAGGTCCGAGGTGGTCGCCGGCTTTGGCAGTTCGATGCGCTACTTCAACACCTTCGGTGGCAACAACGTCGCCATCGCCGCCGCCCAGGCCACTCTCGACGTCATCCAGGAAGAGGATCTCGTGAGGAAATCCGGCCGCATTGGTCGCCTGCTGCGCGAGGGCATCGCGCAGTTGGCGTCCCAATTCGAAATCATTGGCGACGTGCGCGGTTCGGGCCTTTACACGGGCGTCGAGCTGGTCAGCGATCGCGCGCTGAAGACCCCGAATGCCGCCGCGGCGACCGCGGTCGTCAACGGCCTGCGCCAGCGCCGCGTGTTGATCTCAGCCACTGGCAACCACGCCAACATCTTGAAGATTCGGCCGCCACTGGTGTTCGGTGAACAGCACGTTGACCGCTTTCTGACCGAACTGGAATACGTCTTCAGACGTTTGCCAAAATGA
- a CDS encoding Bug family tripartite tricarboxylate transporter substrate binding protein gives MKRRFFLSAAASTGLGMASLRAMAQGNVSRLVVGFPPGGVADAVARLTAERFGPSLGTSFIVENKPGASTSLAAAYVKRASQDGTTLLFAPSTSLTLLALTKRKLPYDPEKDFAPVARLAVVPNAIAVRSDSPYKSLGEYVAAIKAAKISPMVGVAALGGASHIALAGLSKELGVRFEAVPYQGGAPMTSDLLGGHIPAASDASLVAMHKAGKVRMLAVSTTQRFPLTPDVPTFEELGLQSFRSFWYGIWAPAGTPANAIKPLEVAASKMIGDPDIGRRLLELGVVPSLLVGQDFGRATAAERDVLRPIVVASGYMED, from the coding sequence ATGAAGCGTCGATTCTTTCTGTCCGCCGCCGCAAGCACGGGACTCGGCATGGCCTCGCTGCGGGCTATGGCCCAAGGCAATGTCTCTCGGCTCGTCGTAGGCTTTCCACCCGGCGGCGTTGCCGATGCGGTCGCTCGCCTCACCGCCGAACGATTCGGGCCTAGCCTCGGCACGAGCTTCATCGTCGAGAACAAGCCTGGCGCTTCGACAAGCCTAGCCGCCGCTTACGTCAAGCGGGCGAGCCAGGACGGCACCACCCTGCTGTTCGCGCCCTCGACCTCGCTGACGCTGCTCGCCCTGACCAAACGCAAGCTGCCCTACGACCCCGAGAAGGATTTCGCGCCGGTGGCACGCCTTGCCGTGGTACCCAACGCGATTGCTGTACGTAGCGACTCACCTTACAAGTCACTCGGCGAGTACGTGGCCGCTATCAAGGCGGCCAAGATCAGCCCCATGGTGGGAGTCGCGGCGCTCGGTGGCGCCTCCCATATCGCTTTGGCCGGTCTGAGTAAGGAGTTGGGCGTTCGCTTCGAGGCCGTCCCCTACCAAGGCGGCGCGCCCATGACGTCGGACTTGCTGGGCGGCCACATCCCGGCCGCCTCCGACGCGAGCCTGGTAGCCATGCACAAGGCCGGCAAAGTTCGCATGCTGGCGGTGTCGACGACCCAACGTTTCCCGTTAACCCCAGATGTACCGACGTTCGAAGAGTTGGGCCTGCAATCGTTCAGGTCCTTCTGGTACGGCATCTGGGCGCCGGCTGGCACCCCTGCGAATGCGATCAAGCCACTAGAGGTGGCGGCGAGCAAGATGATCGGCGATCCGGACATCGGTCGGCGCTTGCTGGAACTGGGCGTTGTTCCCAGCCTTCTGGTCGGCCAGGACTTCGGCCGCGCCACAGCCGCCGAACGCGATGTGCTACGTCCTATCGTCGTCGCCTCCGGCTACATGGAGGACTGA
- a CDS encoding 2-hydroxyacid dehydrogenase, which yields MRVICAFAPHDPRAKVWRERLGALLPDFEVIDWQPDGPAGDYLVLWNPDQRIIDSQPDLRAIFNGGSGVDRIRALRIPAGLPIVRLEDAGMSEQMADYVTHELLHYFREFDHCEDLQHARKWLPFPPREKSDFPVGILGFGTLGSVVAERVRMLGFPVHAWARSARGGNVQVFVGAEGLREFAAATRVLICLVPLTEETQHILNARLFSQMPRNSYVINIARGGHLDEEALIPALDCGQLAGATVDVLNTEPASADHPFWTHPRVRITPHVSATPIDSIATQQIASKIKAHATGAPITGIIDPKLGY from the coding sequence ATGCGAGTGATCTGCGCGTTCGCGCCGCATGACCCGCGTGCCAAAGTATGGCGAGAGCGGCTCGGAGCACTGCTGCCGGATTTCGAGGTCATCGACTGGCAGCCCGACGGTCCTGCGGGCGACTACCTTGTCCTCTGGAATCCAGATCAACGAATCATCGACTCCCAACCTGATCTGCGCGCCATCTTCAACGGCGGTTCCGGTGTCGACCGCATTCGTGCACTGCGGATCCCTGCCGGCCTACCGATCGTCCGCTTGGAGGATGCGGGCATGAGCGAGCAAATGGCCGACTACGTGACACACGAACTGCTCCACTACTTCCGGGAATTCGATCACTGCGAGGATTTGCAGCATGCGCGCAAGTGGCTGCCCTTCCCGCCCCGCGAGAAGTCCGATTTTCCCGTTGGCATTCTAGGCTTCGGCACCCTCGGATCGGTCGTCGCTGAGCGCGTGAGGATGCTCGGGTTTCCGGTGCACGCCTGGGCTCGAAGTGCCCGCGGTGGCAATGTGCAGGTCTTCGTCGGCGCTGAAGGCCTCAGGGAATTTGCGGCAGCCACCCGAGTGCTGATTTGTCTCGTTCCGCTGACGGAGGAAACTCAGCACATTCTGAATGCGCGACTGTTCAGCCAAATGCCGCGGAACTCCTACGTGATCAATATCGCACGCGGTGGTCACCTTGACGAAGAGGCACTCATTCCTGCGCTCGACTGCGGCCAACTGGCCGGGGCAACAGTGGACGTACTGAACACCGAGCCCGCCAGTGCCGATCACCCATTCTGGACTCACCCGAGAGTGCGCATCACGCCGCACGTGTCGGCCACACCCATCGACTCGATTGCAACCCAGCAGATTGCGTCCAAGATCAAAGCGCACGCCACAGGTGCACCAATCACAGGCATCATCGATCCCAAGCTAGGGTATTGA
- a CDS encoding ABC transporter permease, whose product MALPRALPYLFASLKIAITLAFVGSVVSEMVASNAGVGYLLLNASSFFRVPLVFAALLVVAVLGICMYWLADVIESRSTGWVRRGNESGDIFGGG is encoded by the coding sequence GTGGCGCTCCCACGTGCCCTGCCTTACCTGTTCGCTTCTCTGAAGATTGCCATAACGCTAGCCTTCGTGGGCTCCGTGGTGTCTGAGATGGTGGCCAGCAATGCGGGCGTCGGCTACCTACTGCTCAACGCGAGCTCGTTTTTCCGAGTTCCACTGGTATTCGCCGCCCTGCTGGTCGTCGCCGTGCTGGGCATCTGCATGTACTGGCTGGCTGATGTGATTGAGAGCCGGAGTACGGGCTGGGTTCGACGTGGAAACGAGTCCGGGGATATATTCGGCGGAGGTTGA